One Kallotenue papyrolyticum genomic window carries:
- the holB gene encoding DNA polymerase III subunit delta' yields the protein MMQDDHPWEIIGHAWAVRYLRTALSRGRSAHAYLFAGPPAIGKGLLALRLAQALLCDTGGPDPCLQCRACRRVAHGNHPDARWVSLATQADDEQQETASRELKIGTIRAWQRDIDLRPFEAQRRVFVLDDAQALTDAAANAMLKTLEEPPAYATLILIAQGAGELLPTVVSRCRVLRLRPVPRALIAQALQARYGLAADDAALIAAWSGGRIGWALRAVAEPELLEHQQQRLAALIALSMAGPLERVRWAEERAREYREQPATALEWLALWQSWWRDVLLVRSGVATAITHLDRRAELQELAQHLSLDAVQTFLRRLEAAQQQLADNVNPQLVFENVALHVPGP from the coding sequence ATGATGCAGGACGACCATCCCTGGGAGATCATTGGCCACGCCTGGGCAGTGCGTTACCTGCGCACCGCGCTCAGCCGGGGCCGTAGCGCGCATGCCTATCTCTTCGCCGGCCCGCCCGCGATCGGCAAGGGGCTGCTGGCGCTGCGGCTGGCCCAGGCGCTGCTGTGCGACACGGGCGGTCCCGATCCCTGCCTGCAGTGCCGCGCCTGCCGGCGCGTGGCGCACGGCAACCACCCCGATGCGCGCTGGGTCTCGCTGGCGACGCAGGCCGACGACGAGCAGCAGGAGACGGCGTCGCGCGAGCTCAAGATCGGGACGATCCGGGCCTGGCAGCGCGATATCGACCTGCGTCCCTTTGAAGCGCAGCGGCGCGTGTTTGTGTTGGATGACGCGCAGGCGCTGACCGACGCGGCGGCCAATGCCATGCTCAAAACCCTGGAAGAGCCGCCGGCCTATGCCACGCTGATCCTGATCGCCCAGGGCGCCGGCGAGTTGTTGCCGACGGTGGTATCGCGCTGTCGCGTCCTGCGCCTGCGTCCGGTGCCGCGCGCGCTGATCGCGCAGGCGTTGCAGGCGCGCTATGGCCTGGCAGCCGACGACGCGGCGTTGATCGCCGCCTGGAGTGGCGGGCGCATCGGCTGGGCGCTGCGGGCGGTGGCCGAGCCGGAGCTGCTCGAACACCAGCAGCAGCGCCTGGCTGCCTTGATCGCCCTGAGCATGGCCGGGCCGCTCGAGCGCGTGCGCTGGGCCGAAGAGCGTGCGCGTGAATATCGCGAGCAGCCTGCAACGGCGTTGGAATGGCTGGCGCTGTGGCAGAGCTGGTGGCGCGACGTCCTGCTGGTGCGCAGCGGCGTGGCGACAGCGATCACCCACCTTGATCGCCGCGCCGAGCTGCAGGAGCTGGCGCAGCACCTCTCGCTGGACGCGGTGCAGACCTTTCTGCGGCGGCTGGAGGCCGCCCAGCAGCAGTTGGCCGACAACGTCAATCCGCAACTGGTCTTCGAGAACGTCGCGCTCCACGTGCCCGGCCCATGA
- a CDS encoding prenyltransferase, translated as MNLAMWGRALRGIPRLSKEEWRALDPIARWLVATRAAVLVMTFTSAAIAGLLAWRDGRFDAGLWTLMTLGLLLAHATNNLLNDATDYVKGVDRDNYFRAQYGPQPLEHGLMSMRELLWYAAITGGSALLIGSYLVAVRGRLALGLLALGAFFVLCYTWPLKYIGLGEIAVIIVWGPLMIGGGYYVVTGRWDWNVVIAGLPHALGATAVIFGKHIDKLADDRARGIHTLPVLLGERNARGVAMAIAGLQYVTVGYLIVTGYFTPALLVVLLAMPTLLLLIGVLRRPRPTSMPADYRADVWPLWFSAFAFLHTRRFGLLFLLGLLLDLLWRRWL; from the coding sequence ATGAATCTGGCCATGTGGGGCCGGGCCCTGCGCGGTATTCCGCGCCTGAGCAAAGAGGAGTGGCGGGCCCTGGACCCGATCGCGCGTTGGTTGGTAGCCACACGCGCCGCCGTGCTGGTGATGACCTTCACCTCGGCGGCGATTGCCGGGCTGCTGGCCTGGCGTGATGGCCGCTTCGACGCAGGGCTGTGGACGCTCATGACGCTGGGGTTGCTGCTGGCACACGCCACCAACAACCTGCTCAACGACGCCACCGATTATGTCAAAGGCGTGGACCGCGACAACTACTTCCGGGCACAGTACGGGCCGCAGCCGCTGGAACATGGCCTGATGAGCATGCGCGAGCTGCTCTGGTATGCGGCGATCACCGGTGGCAGCGCGCTGCTGATCGGCAGCTATCTGGTCGCGGTACGCGGCAGACTGGCCCTGGGCTTGCTGGCGCTGGGAGCGTTCTTTGTGCTGTGCTACACCTGGCCGCTCAAATACATCGGCCTGGGCGAGATCGCGGTGATCATCGTTTGGGGACCACTGATGATCGGCGGCGGCTACTACGTCGTCACCGGCCGCTGGGACTGGAACGTGGTGATCGCTGGCCTGCCGCATGCCCTGGGCGCAACCGCGGTGATCTTCGGCAAACACATCGATAAGCTGGCCGACGACCGTGCCAGGGGCATTCACACCCTGCCGGTGCTGCTCGGCGAACGCAACGCGCGCGGCGTGGCCATGGCGATCGCCGGGTTGCAGTACGTGACCGTGGGCTATCTGATCGTCACCGGCTACTTCACACCCGCGCTGCTGGTGGTGCTGCTGGCGATGCCCACGCTGCTGCTGCTGATCGGCGTCCTACGCCGGCCACGGCCCACGAGCATGCCGGCCGACTATCGCGCCGATGTCTGGCCGTTGTGGTTTTCGGCCTTTGCCTTTCTGCACACACGCCGTTTCGGGCTGCTGTTTCTGCTGGGGCTGCTGCTCGACCTGCTCTGGCGGCGCTGGCTCTAG
- a CDS encoding NAD(+)/NADH kinase — protein sequence MSLVGIIANPASGKDIRRVVARGSVVGDHDKINLLRRILVGLQALQVPTIRWMPDLAALVDRAAAGLGLRDARALDLPVRDSPDDTTAAAAALRERGAACIIVLGGDGTCRAAAKGAGTTPLLPISTGTNNAFPLLVEATLAGLAAAVVAHGAGAAAIGTQPWLRVLREGEPIDLALIDVASFNGLPGARAVWQLERVREIVTTRHAPGTIGLSAVAGYLGLTPPAPECALALTLGEGGARVLAPIAPGVIESVGVCVQRWLRDGDELRVDAPCVLALDGERDLPVRNGMLITIRYERLGPRVVDVQRALELGVQRGLFDPQRLARLADGADRLRGI from the coding sequence ATGAGCCTGGTGGGCATCATCGCCAATCCGGCGTCGGGCAAGGATATCCGCCGCGTGGTGGCGCGCGGCAGCGTGGTGGGCGATCACGACAAGATCAACCTGTTGCGGCGCATCCTGGTGGGCTTGCAGGCGCTGCAGGTGCCGACGATCCGCTGGATGCCGGATCTCGCGGCGTTGGTGGATCGCGCTGCCGCAGGGCTGGGCCTGCGCGATGCGCGTGCGCTGGATCTGCCGGTGCGCGACTCGCCCGATGATACCACCGCCGCCGCCGCGGCGCTGCGCGAGCGTGGCGCGGCCTGCATCATCGTGCTGGGTGGCGATGGTACCTGTCGCGCGGCGGCCAAGGGTGCGGGTACGACACCACTGCTGCCGATTTCGACCGGCACCAACAACGCCTTTCCGCTGCTGGTCGAGGCGACGCTGGCCGGGCTGGCCGCGGCGGTGGTGGCGCATGGCGCAGGTGCAGCCGCGATCGGCACGCAGCCCTGGCTGCGCGTGCTGCGTGAGGGCGAGCCGATCGACCTGGCCCTGATCGATGTCGCCAGCTTCAACGGCTTGCCCGGCGCGCGCGCAGTCTGGCAGCTCGAGCGCGTGCGCGAGATCGTCACCACGCGCCATGCGCCCGGCACGATCGGCCTGTCGGCGGTGGCCGGTTACCTGGGCCTGACGCCGCCCGCGCCGGAGTGCGCCCTGGCGCTGACGCTGGGCGAGGGTGGCGCGCGCGTGCTGGCGCCCATTGCGCCGGGTGTGATCGAGAGCGTCGGCGTGTGCGTGCAGCGCTGGTTGCGCGACGGCGATGAGCTGCGCGTGGACGCGCCCTGCGTGTTGGCGCTGGATGGCGAGCGCGACCTGCCCGTGCGCAACGGCATGCTGATCACGATCCGCTACGAGCGGCTGGGGCCGCGGGTGGTGGATGTCCAGCGCGCGCTGGAGTTGGGCGTGCAGCGTGGTCTGTTCGATCCCCAGCGCCTGGCGCGGCTGGCCGACGGTGCGGATCGGCTGCGCGGCATCTAG
- a CDS encoding PaaI family thioesterase, producing MLKQPDSNNCFICGKQNPYGLQLDFTEVDGRVETSFTPQPQHQGWPGFLHGGILFAVLDETLGRVGFTIDAWTMSGRVEIRYREPAPIGEPLRVVASLVRDRGRALEVAGVAQLPDGRVVAEATGLYMRIPDHLRRPLEEQIAEGF from the coding sequence ATGCTCAAACAACCCGACTCGAACAATTGCTTCATCTGCGGCAAGCAAAATCCATACGGTCTGCAGCTCGATTTCACCGAGGTCGATGGCCGTGTCGAAACCAGCTTCACGCCACAGCCGCAGCACCAGGGCTGGCCCGGCTTTCTGCACGGCGGCATTCTCTTCGCCGTGCTGGACGAGACGCTGGGCCGCGTCGGCTTCACCATCGACGCCTGGACCATGAGCGGACGCGTCGAAATCCGCTACCGCGAGCCCGCGCCGATCGGCGAGCCGCTGCGCGTGGTGGCCTCGCTGGTGCGCGACCGGGGGCGCGCTCTGGAGGTCGCGGGCGTGGCCCAGTTGCCGGATGGTCGCGTCGTTGCCGAAGCTACGGGCCTGTACATGCGTATTCCCGATCACCTGCGCCGGCCACTGGAGGAGCAGATTGCGGAAGGCTTCTAG
- the fabF gene encoding beta-ketoacyl-ACP synthase II: MPYHPAGRLPRAADKEPVLPPPLEHQLESIVEDVLGDQPLAEPQAALLNPADDDQRIVVTGIGLISPLGNSVAAFWEAIASGQSGVGYNELVPNYRDYPCHIAAIVRDFDAARYMDAKEARRMSRMVQFGVAAGRLALEDAGLRVDEALADEIGVVLGCGSTALPETEQTLRQMLAKGGARVSPFYVTGALPNMPACQISIQLGLRGYNSTIATACAASAQAIGEAAEVLRRGDARVVLAGGAEAPICELTLAAFSAMRALSTYNDDPPRASRPFDATRNGFVPAEGAAVLVLETLSHARARNARIYAELIGYGVSSDAFHVTAPDPVGSGAARAMARALRRAGIAPQQVDYINAHATSTPAGDAAETLAIKSVFGEYAYSVPISSTKSMIGHLTGAAGAIEAVATIMALKHGLIPPTINYQVPDPQCDLDYVPNQARPAPLQIALSNSFGFGGQNASLVFRRYDERPLSPGELAIESEFEHRLDEQ, encoded by the coding sequence ATGCCGTATCACCCCGCCGGGCGCTTGCCGCGCGCAGCGGACAAGGAGCCCGTCCTGCCACCGCCGCTCGAACACCAGCTCGAGTCGATTGTCGAGGATGTGTTGGGCGATCAGCCACTGGCCGAGCCGCAGGCAGCGTTGCTCAACCCCGCCGATGATGATCAGCGCATCGTTGTGACCGGCATCGGCCTGATCTCGCCGCTGGGCAACAGCGTCGCCGCCTTCTGGGAGGCGATCGCCAGCGGACAATCGGGTGTGGGCTACAACGAGCTGGTGCCCAACTACCGCGACTATCCCTGTCACATCGCCGCCATTGTGCGCGACTTCGATGCGGCGCGTTACATGGACGCCAAGGAAGCGCGGCGCATGTCGCGCATGGTGCAGTTCGGCGTCGCCGCCGGGCGGCTGGCGCTGGAGGATGCCGGTCTGCGGGTCGATGAAGCGCTCGCCGACGAGATCGGCGTGGTGCTGGGCTGCGGCAGCACGGCGCTGCCCGAAACCGAGCAGACGCTGCGACAGATGCTGGCCAAGGGCGGGGCGCGCGTCAGTCCCTTCTACGTGACGGGCGCACTGCCCAACATGCCGGCCTGCCAGATCAGCATTCAACTGGGGCTGCGCGGCTACAACTCTACGATCGCCACCGCCTGCGCCGCTTCGGCCCAGGCCATCGGCGAGGCGGCGGAGGTGCTGCGCCGCGGCGATGCCCGCGTGGTGCTGGCCGGTGGCGCCGAAGCGCCGATCTGTGAGCTGACGCTGGCGGCCTTCTCGGCCATGCGCGCGCTCTCCACCTACAACGATGATCCGCCACGCGCCTCGCGTCCCTTCGATGCCACGCGCAATGGCTTCGTGCCGGCAGAGGGCGCGGCCGTGTTGGTGCTGGAGACGCTCAGCCACGCCCGCGCGCGCAATGCGCGCATCTATGCCGAGCTGATCGGCTATGGCGTGAGCAGCGATGCCTTCCATGTCACCGCGCCCGATCCGGTTGGCAGTGGCGCGGCGCGCGCCATGGCCCGGGCGCTGCGCCGCGCCGGGATCGCGCCGCAGCAGGTGGACTACATCAACGCGCACGCCACCTCTACGCCTGCCGGCGACGCCGCCGAAACGCTGGCGATCAAGAGCGTCTTCGGCGAGTACGCCTACAGCGTGCCGATCTCGTCCACCAAATCGATGATCGGTCACCTCACCGGCGCGGCGGGCGCGATCGAGGCGGTGGCGACGATCATGGCGCTCAAACATGGCCTGATCCCGCCGACGATCAACTACCAGGTGCCCGATCCGCAGTGCGATCTGGACTACGTGCCCAATCAGGCGCGGCCCGCGCCGCTGCAGATCGCGCTCTCCAACTCGTTCGGCTTTGGCGGGCAGAACGCCTCGCTGGTCTTCCGCCGCTACGACGAGCGGCCGCTCTCGCCCGGCGAGCTGGCGATCGAGAGCGAGTTCGAGCACCGTCTGGACGAACAATAA
- the recN gene encoding DNA repair protein RecN: protein MLLELTIRDFAIIDHLSLHFAPGFNVLTGETGAGKSIIIDALGTLRGEKTDPTFVRAGSSAARVEGIFSLDDCPELLPLLEEYGLRDDEDEHLILTREINAASGRSVARVNGRAVNTATLREIGSRLVDIHGQHEGVSLFNVRTHLEILDRFANLLPLRAEVAALVDELRQVRQQLDDLRRSEARRQERIEELRFQIEEIEGAKLRVGEEQALQRERAVLQNAARITELIGIAYALLAEGDGNEVPPIIDLLGTAVGALDDLARLDPAAAGLVEQANDVLFRLEDLSANLRDYRDRLEFDAGRMEAIEERFLLLRALQRKYHATIEELLQSVDTARQELERLTHSAEHMAELEAREAALIAHLAARAGELSRRRRAAGDELSRRIEQSMSDLAMPHVRFQVQIEQAPDPRGVPYSPDATHHDGRAPRVACDKTGIDRVEFLIAPNPGEPLKPLARIASGGESARLLLAMKSILSLVDSVPALVFDEIDVGVGGRAGSVVGEKLWAMTGNHQVLCITHLPQVAAFADAHFTIRKEVADGRTRSIVTLLDDEQRVDELAAMLDGVPISEASRQSARAMLERAATFKRERGAQVRGDLAATHG from the coding sequence ATGCTGCTGGAACTGACGATCCGAGATTTCGCGATCATCGATCACCTGTCGCTGCACTTCGCGCCGGGCTTCAATGTGCTGACCGGCGAAACCGGCGCGGGCAAGTCGATCATCATCGACGCGCTGGGCACGCTGCGCGGTGAAAAGACCGATCCAACCTTTGTGCGCGCCGGCAGCAGCGCCGCGCGCGTCGAGGGCATCTTCTCGCTGGATGACTGCCCCGAGCTGCTGCCGCTGCTGGAGGAGTACGGCCTGCGCGACGACGAGGACGAACACCTGATCCTGACGCGCGAGATCAACGCCGCCAGCGGACGCAGCGTGGCGCGCGTCAATGGCCGCGCGGTCAACACCGCCACGTTGCGCGAGATCGGTAGCCGGCTGGTTGACATCCATGGCCAGCACGAGGGCGTCTCGCTCTTCAACGTCAGGACGCATCTCGAGATTCTTGATCGCTTCGCCAACCTGCTGCCACTGCGCGCCGAGGTCGCCGCGCTGGTCGATGAGCTGCGCCAGGTGCGCCAGCAGCTCGACGATCTGCGGCGTTCCGAAGCGCGGCGCCAAGAGCGCATCGAGGAGCTGCGCTTCCAGATCGAGGAGATCGAGGGCGCCAAGCTGCGCGTCGGCGAGGAGCAGGCCCTCCAGCGCGAACGCGCCGTGCTGCAAAACGCGGCGCGCATCACCGAGCTGATCGGCATCGCCTATGCTTTACTGGCCGAAGGCGACGGCAACGAGGTCCCGCCGATCATCGACCTGCTGGGCACGGCCGTCGGCGCGCTCGACGACCTGGCGCGGCTCGACCCCGCCGCCGCCGGGCTGGTGGAGCAGGCCAACGACGTGCTCTTCCGCCTGGAGGACCTAAGCGCCAACCTGCGCGACTACCGCGACCGGCTGGAGTTCGATGCGGGGCGCATGGAAGCGATCGAGGAGCGCTTTCTCCTGCTGCGTGCCCTGCAGCGCAAATATCACGCCACGATCGAGGAGCTGTTGCAATCGGTTGACACAGCGCGTCAGGAGCTCGAGCGTCTGACGCACTCCGCCGAGCACATGGCCGAGCTGGAGGCACGTGAGGCAGCGTTGATCGCGCACCTGGCCGCCCGCGCGGGCGAACTCTCGCGCCGCCGCCGCGCCGCCGGCGACGAGCTGAGCCGCCGCATCGAACAGTCGATGAGCGATCTGGCCATGCCGCATGTGCGCTTCCAGGTGCAGATCGAGCAGGCGCCCGATCCGCGCGGCGTGCCCTACAGTCCCGACGCGACGCACCATGACGGACGCGCACCGCGCGTGGCCTGCGACAAAACCGGCATCGATCGCGTCGAGTTTCTGATCGCCCCCAATCCGGGCGAGCCGCTCAAGCCGCTGGCACGCATCGCATCGGGTGGCGAGAGCGCGCGCCTGCTGTTGGCGATGAAGTCGATCCTGTCGCTGGTGGACAGCGTGCCGGCGCTGGTCTTCGACGAGATCGACGTCGGCGTGGGCGGGCGCGCCGGTTCGGTCGTCGGCGAGAAGCTGTGGGCCATGACCGGCAACCATCAAGTGCTGTGCATCACCCATCTCCCCCAGGTAGCCGCCTTCGCCGATGCGCATTTCACGATCCGCAAAGAGGTCGCCGACGGACGCACGCGCTCGATCGTCACACTGCTGGATGACGAGCAGCGCGTAGATGAGCTGGCGGCCATGCTCGATGGCGTGCCGATCAGCGAGGCCAGCCGGCAGAGTGCGCGCGCCATGCTGGAGCGGGCCGCCACCTTCAAACGCGAGCGCGGCGCGCAGGTGCGTGGTGACCTGGCGGCGACTCACGGATAA